The following proteins come from a genomic window of Actinomycetota bacterium:
- a CDS encoding amidohydrolase produces MRSRLPRSAARVATGGVMTTTGTATTGTDRFDLDDAVLRMVRKHGRDHPVTFLPDPEPEELFCPIISVDDHALEPATLFDGRLPAQLRDRAPYVEQAADGGSWWVIDGRRVPILMANGSAGRPMAEWGNIACNYSEFRPQVYDSALRLTDMDATGVWASLCFGSIVWGFAGTRFSTMSDAELGLACLRAYNDWMIDEWCGAAPDRYIPCQLPWLRDPEIAATEIRRNAERGFRAVSFSENPEGLGFPNVYDRVWDPFFRACEETGTVVNLHVGSSGATAAASSSSAESVATALFPISGIKALIDWIYSGVPIRFPGLTIALSEAGISWVPMAFERLIRAHRQSGAIGKTWYADAPTPLEVAQRNFVFTSIEDPSGFRMLDVIGEDSVMVETDYPHFDMTWPASQEMVRHELSHLPAETIRKVCYGNAARVYRHPAPPPDLLAASAVGRPE; encoded by the coding sequence ATGCGGTCTCGCCTCCCGCGATCCGCAGCCCGAGTAGCCACCGGAGGGGTCATGACGACGACAGGGACAGCGACGACGGGGACCGACCGGTTCGACCTGGACGACGCCGTCCTGCGTATGGTGCGCAAGCATGGCCGCGACCACCCGGTGACGTTCCTGCCGGATCCTGAGCCCGAGGAACTCTTCTGTCCGATCATCTCGGTCGACGACCATGCCCTGGAACCCGCGACGTTGTTCGATGGTCGCCTGCCGGCGCAGCTGCGCGACCGCGCGCCGTATGTCGAGCAGGCCGCTGACGGCGGCTCGTGGTGGGTGATCGACGGTCGGCGGGTGCCGATCCTGATGGCCAACGGCTCGGCGGGCCGCCCGATGGCCGAGTGGGGCAATATTGCGTGCAACTATTCGGAGTTCCGTCCGCAGGTGTACGACTCCGCCTTGCGGCTCACCGACATGGATGCCACGGGCGTGTGGGCGAGCCTGTGTTTCGGATCCATCGTCTGGGGTTTCGCCGGCACCCGCTTCTCGACCATGTCCGATGCCGAACTCGGGTTGGCCTGTCTGCGGGCCTACAACGACTGGATGATCGACGAGTGGTGCGGGGCGGCGCCGGACCGCTACATCCCGTGCCAATTGCCCTGGCTGCGTGATCCCGAGATCGCCGCGACGGAGATCCGCCGCAACGCCGAGCGGGGCTTCCGGGCCGTCTCCTTCTCGGAGAACCCCGAGGGACTCGGCTTCCCGAACGTGTACGACCGGGTGTGGGATCCGTTCTTCCGCGCGTGCGAGGAGACCGGGACCGTCGTCAACCTGCACGTCGGGTCGTCAGGCGCCACCGCGGCGGCGTCGTCCTCGTCAGCGGAGTCGGTCGCGACCGCGCTGTTCCCCATCAGCGGCATCAAGGCGCTGATCGACTGGATCTACTCCGGCGTGCCGATCCGCTTCCCCGGCCTGACCATCGCGCTGTCCGAGGCGGGGATCTCCTGGGTCCCGATGGCGTTCGAGCGGTTGATTCGCGCTCATCGCCAGTCAGGCGCCATCGGCAAGACCTGGTACGCCGACGCGCCGACCCCGCTGGAGGTCGCGCAGCGGAACTTCGTCTTCACGTCGATCGAAGACCCGTCGGGATTCCGGATGCTCGACGTCATAGGCGAGGACAGCGTCATGGTCGAAACCGACTACCCCCATTTCGACATGACCTGGCCGGCCAGCCAGGAGATGGTCCGCCACGAACTCAGTCACCTGCCGGCCGAGACCATCAGAAAGGTGTGCTACGGGAACGCGGCGCGCGTCTATCGCCATCCTGCGCCGCCGCCGGACCTGCTGGCGGCTTCGGCGGTCGGCCGGCCCGAGTAG
- a CDS encoding ABC transporter ATP-binding protein — translation MNSDAVHVVGVRHAYGDLEVLHGIDLTIEPGLLVSVLGKSGCGKSTLLRVIAGFETPTAGTVSIGETVVAGPGVWVPPQRRRIGYVSQDGSLFPHLTVQANVEFGMRRTERDAGMAEQLLATVSLDPSYLRRWPHELSGGQQQRVALARTLARSPDVVLLDEPFSALDTDLRASTRSAVVGILRDQGVTAVFVTHDHHEALSFSDILAIMVDGRLTQVASAAEVYDQPTDLQTAALVGGTVVLPAVACDGVARTQFGDIPLRNSPRNGPVEIMLRPEQVLVDNDEQGSACVRGVEYFGDSHLVRVEVHGTTQELQARTGGGWSGRAGDRVSVSFRGTAVGFPALQ, via the coding sequence ATGAATTCCGATGCGGTGCACGTCGTCGGTGTTCGTCATGCGTACGGTGACCTCGAGGTGCTCCACGGCATCGACCTGACCATCGAACCCGGCTTACTCGTCTCCGTCCTCGGCAAGTCCGGCTGCGGGAAGTCCACGCTGCTTCGGGTGATTGCCGGGTTCGAAACACCGACCGCGGGGACGGTGTCGATAGGCGAAACCGTGGTCGCCGGACCGGGAGTGTGGGTGCCTCCGCAGCGACGCCGCATCGGCTACGTGTCGCAGGACGGTTCCCTGTTTCCGCACCTCACCGTCCAGGCAAACGTCGAGTTCGGCATGCGGCGAACTGAGCGTGACGCCGGTATGGCCGAACAGCTGCTGGCGACCGTGTCGCTGGATCCGTCGTATCTGCGGCGCTGGCCACATGAGCTGTCCGGCGGCCAGCAGCAGCGGGTGGCGCTCGCCCGTACCCTGGCCAGGTCGCCAGACGTGGTGCTGCTCGACGAGCCGTTCTCCGCTCTCGACACCGATCTGCGCGCCTCGACCCGAAGCGCGGTCGTCGGCATCCTGCGCGACCAAGGGGTTACCGCGGTGTTCGTCACGCATGACCACCACGAGGCGTTGTCGTTCTCCGACATCCTCGCGATCATGGTCGACGGCCGCCTCACTCAGGTCGCGTCGGCGGCCGAGGTCTACGACCAGCCCACCGATCTGCAGACAGCGGCGCTCGTCGGTGGCACCGTGGTGCTGCCCGCCGTCGCGTGCGACGGCGTGGCCCGGACACAGTTCGGAGACATTCCGTTGCGGAATTCTCCGCGCAACGGGCCGGTCGAGATCATGCTCCGCCCCGAGCAGGTACTCGTCGACAACGACGAGCAGGGCAGCGCGTGCGTGCGCGGCGTGGAGTATTTCGGTGATTCCCACCTCGTCCGGGTCGAGGTCCACGGAACCACGCAGGAGCTTCAGGCCCGCACCGGCGGAGGGTGGAGCGGCCGAGCAGGTGATCGGGTCTCGGTCAGCTTCCGTGGGACGGCCGTGGGATTCCCAGCTCTGCAGTGA